The Nerophis lumbriciformis linkage group LG24, RoL_Nlum_v2.1, whole genome shotgun sequence genome includes a region encoding these proteins:
- the LOC133620612 gene encoding rho-related BTB domain-containing protein 2-like has protein sequence MDYERPNVETIKCVVVGDNAVGKTRLICARACNATLTQYQLLATHVPTVWAIDQYRVCQEVLERSRDVVDDVSVSLRLWDTFGDHHKDRRFAYGRSDVVVLCFSIANPNSLYHVKTMWYPEIKHFCPRAPVILVGCQLDLRYADLEAVNRARRPLARPIKSNEILPPERGREVAKELGVPYYETSVVAQFGVKDVFDNAIRAALISRRHLQFWKSHLRNVQRPLLQAPFLPPKPPPPIITVPPPPTTTEEHPAGLLEDPHCADVILVLQERQKIFAHKIYLSTSSSKFYDLFIMDTQNEETERPSRGPLSGRELLMRAASFDVCESSDEGDRANLRACTSDGTLKDSQGGRRGRLLSSWSRAFVSIQEELVDDPITYSPRPMTVVHMDQSMQLGPFRAVLRYLYTGQLDENEKELMHIAHIAELLEVFDLRMMVANILNNEAFMNQEITKAFHVRRTNRVKECLAKGTFSDVVFKLDDGTIMAHKPLLISSCDWMAAMFGGPFVESCTKEVLFPNTTRSCMRAVLEYLYTGRFCSRSDLDAMELIVLANRLCLPHLVALTELYTVTVLTEAAMMGADIDGDVLVYLDMAQFHGAQQLTGWCLHHICTNYNSVCRKFPRDMKAKSAENQDYFEKHRWPPVWYLKEDDHYKRARKERDKEDYLYQRRQCKRKWLFWNLPSSPNSNSSSSGSSAVI, from the exons ATGGACTATGAGAGGCCAAACGTTGAAACCATCAAGTGCGTGGTGGTGGGAGACAACGCCGTTGGGAAGACACGCCTCATCTGCGCCAGGGCCTGCAACGCCACGCTCACACAGTACCAGCTGCTGGCCACACACGTGCCCACAGTCTGGGCCATAGACCAGTACAGAGTCTGTCAGGAG GTTTTGGAACGCTCCAGAGACGTGGTGGACGATGTCAGTGTGTCCCTTCGTCTCTGGGACACCTTTGGAGACCACCACAAGGACAGACGTTTTGCATACGGCAG GTCTGACGTGGTGGTGTTGTGCTTCTCCATTGCCAACCCCAACTCTCTGTACCACGTGAAGACCATGTGGTACCCTGAGATCAAACACTTCTGCCCCCGGGCGCCTGTCATCCTGGTGGGATGTCAGCTGGACCTACGCTACGCTGACCTGGAGGCAGTGAACAGGGCGCGCAGGCCGCTCGCTCG GCCCATTAAGTCCAACGAGATCCTTCCCCCGGAGCGAGGACGGGAGGTGGCCAAAGAGTTGGGAGTGCCGTATTATGAAACCAGTGTTGTCGCTCAGTTTGGAGTCAAGGACGTCTTTGACAACGCCATCCGAGCTGCGCTCATCTCGCGCCGCCACCTGCAGTTTTGGAAATCTCACCTGAGAAATGTGCAGAGGCCTCTTCTTCAGGCCCCCTTTCTTCCGCCAAAACCCCCGCCGCCCATAATCACTGTGCCGCCTCCCCCGACCACCACCGAGGAGCATCCGGCCGGTCTTCTGGAGGACCCCCACTGTGCCGATGTCATTCTGGTGCTACAGGAACGGCAGAAGATATTTGCGCACAAAATCTACTTATCCACGTCCTCCTCCAAGTTCTACGACCTCTTCATCATGGACACGCAAAACGAGGAGACGGAGAGACCTTCTCGCGGTCCTCTCTCGGGCCGAGAGCTGCTGATGCGCGCCGCCAGCTTCGACGTGTGCGAGAGCAGCGACGAAGGGGACCGGGCCAACCTGAGGGCCTGCACCAGTGACGGCACCCTGAAAGACTCGCAGGGCGGACGGCGGGGACGCCTGCTGTCCTCCTGGAGTCGGGCGTTTGTCAGCATCCAGGAGGAGCTGGTGGACGACCCCATAACGTACAGTCCCAGGCCCATGACCGTGGTGCACATGGACCAGTCCATGCAGCTGGGACCTTTCCGAGCGGTGCTGCGCTACCTGTACACGGGCCAGCTGGACGAGAATGAGAAGGAGCTCATGCACATCGCACACATCGCAGAGCTGCTGGAGGTGTTCGACCTGCGCATGATGGTGGCCAACATCCTCAACAACGAAGCCTTCATGAACCAAGAAATCACCAAAGCCTTCCACGTGCGCCGCACCAACCGAGTCAAGGAGTGCTTGGCCAAAGGAACCTTTTCTG ATGTGGTCTTCAAGTTAGACGATGGAACCATCATGGCCCACAAGCCTCTGCTCATCTCCAGCTGTGACTGGATGGCGGCCATGTTTGGCGGACCCTTTGTGGAGAGTTGCACCAAAGAG GTGCTGTTCCCTAACACCACCCGCAGCTGTATGAGGGCGGTGCTGGAGTATCTCTACACAGGGCGCTTCTGTTCTCGCTCAGACCTGGATGCAATGGAGCTTATAGTTCTTGCCAACCGTCTGTGCCTGCCCCACTTGGTTGCACTGACAG AGCTCTACACAGTGACGGTACTCACAGAGGCAGCCATGATGGGGGCTGACATCGACGGGGATGTTCTGGTCTATCTGGACATGGCCCAG TTCCACGGGGCCCAGCAGCTCACTGGCTGGTGCCTTCACCACATCTGCACCAACTACAACAGTGTTTGCCGCAAGTTCCCCAGAGACATGAAGGCCAAGTCAGCAG AGAACCAGGACTACTTTGAGAAACACCGCTGGCCACCAGTGTGGTACCTGAAGGAGGACGACCACTACAAAAGAGCACGGAAAGAGCGTGACAAGGAGGACTATTTGTACCAGAGGCGCCAGTGTAAACGCAAGTGGCTCTTCTGGAACCTTCCCTCATCCCCCAACTCTAACTCCTCTTCTTCCGGCTCGTCTGCTGTCATCTGA